Sequence from the Argentina anserina chromosome 7, drPotAnse1.1, whole genome shotgun sequence genome:
ACTTGAACTATTCTCCCATTTATTTCTGGATGTTCAGTGACTTAAAACTAGCTGTTGTATGCTTGAGAAGCTCTGTATATTGTccttttctcttcattttggCATCAGTAAAACCAATTTACTTTGTTATTTTGCTTTGCAAAGGTTTATGCTGTTGATTGGAGTCCAGATGGTGAAAAGGTTGCTTCTGGCGGTAAGGATAGAGTTCTGAAATTATGGATGGGCTAATGACAATAGACAAAAGTACAGGCAACTATGGTCTGGAAATGGTGGATTTAGCATTGAAGTTCTTGATGCTGCAATGTTAATATAAGCAAGCGCCAACAGGAAGATACTAAAGAGATAAACAAGACTTGGGAACTCGAGAATCAGCACGGCTCCGTTGACAGTCCTAAATTGTTGAAGTTTATATCTATTTGGGTGCAAACATTCTGCATGCTAGCTTTTTTGAGGAAGAGCAAGGCAGCGATAAGTTACGCTGTGTATTCCTTTTTCCTGATGTATTAATTTGGTATTTGTAGACTCGACACTCGTGAACTCGGAATTATGGTCATTTACATTAGCATCAGATGCTATTATACACTGGAGTAATGGACAGTTTAATTAGCAATCAAATCTGAatacaacaaaaaatataatgCGTTTCAGTTTACGTTACTAGGCAGTGCAGTTTAACAAGTAGTTTAAGAGGCTGGGTATCTTTTAATTGTTGAAGATGTTTGGGGACAGCAGACGACTCACGTTTGGGTGCCCAAATTCAAATGTGCTCAGTACCCTAAACTACTACCCATGCAAACTACAACATCCCCAAATTCATTGGTAATAACCATCTTACTTTGAGTTGATTGAGTTAGAAGTTGGTGACAGTAGTTTTTTGGGTGAATGTTTGATCATGTTTCAAGTATTAACATATATTTCGGAGGAAAGTGACCACCATCGATCTTAGTGGTTGGTGATGTGATCATAcgatttttaataattcagGAAAGACCATGATAACTATTACATACCATTCCGTTATCATGTTACGGATATATAATAGATCATAAGAGAACCCATAGTCGGTACTTAACATATGTCTATTCATTACAACATAaaattttgattgaaaaaaGAACATGCCTATTCTACAAATAACGTAGCATAGAAATATGCATGTAAACTAAATCTAAATCTTATCCTTACCCTTAGCATTAGGGTGAACTAGTGCACCAGGAAAAATCAAACTAGAAGTTTTCACCGCTTCCTTTATCTTCTTCGCCTAGGGAGGTCTCATGTTCGTGGAACCCTGTGGACGAcccttcctcttcttcataTTCACCTCAATTGAAACATCTGGGGTGAATAGACCATCTGCAACCTCCACAAACCCTAGAGCATTGGCCTAAGCTTTAAACCTGGCGGCTGACcccaatttcttcttttttcagaGAAATAAGGGGCACATCCAAATCCCATGAATTCACCTCAGATTTACTTTGCACACCCAAAGCAATTGGGACACTTTCCAGCAGAACCAGAATATCCAtagcttttttattttttggtcgaaaaaaaaaatagaaagcgAACCACCTTGCATCAACCCTCCCAGTGAGAAAGCGAACGGCAGAcgaaaatagaaaagaaaacattagGTGAATCAAAAATGAAAGCAGACCATATCTTCCAGGTTTGGTCCTAAAATCATATGACTCGAGCCCAGAAAACAAACCTAGGAATCAACctctttgttttcttaatGTGATCACTTTTAGTAGGCTGCATAAATCATTACCTTAGGATTGTCCATAATTTAATTGTTTGGAGCCCGTATGTAACTTCAAATCATGCAAGAGTGAAATGCTTGTGCCGATCTTAGTGATAAGAACAATGAACATAGATTCTCAAACTCAAATCTTATGTCTTAGTGATGTAAAGCATCTTTCAAATATGGTGCTGAATAAGAAACATTTTAATGCATGCAATGAGCCAATCACCTGGCCATATTTTCTAAAGCAGTCAATCCATCACCAATTTGCAACTTGCAAGCATTTAGCAAATTAAACCACACCATGTACATACGAGATATAAAATTAACATGGGGTTTGCAAAGAATTCAGGATCCAGACTTGGCAAAAGCTACCTGACGTTCTAGAAACCACAACTAGAAATTTTAGTGCCACACACATCCTAGAATCCTagattatattatataaaaattagagTGCCGGACCGTGTTTCTTTGGTAAAACTTCGTGGTATTCATctttcaaaatttcattctGGAAGAACATTAACAGTTGCTATCTGAATTAAAGATCTATACATTTTGGATTTGATCACATTTCAGTGTTCAACTTACAATTGACTTAGCAATCAAGCATATATATGAACACATAAATTTTCTGCATGCACTGAGATTTCATATACACCCATCAATTTGTTTATTATCTCAGATCAGTTTTGATAATGAAAGCATATTAAGCATGCAATTGAAGCTTTACCTTGCATAGGTCGCTGAATTTTACACAATGAGCGCTGGCCAGGTTTCACATATAGAATTTTACCACGACAGAAGTTGCAGAACACGAATATGAGTAAACAAGTAGGTGAAATTCAGCTGTAAGTTAAGATAACAAAGACGGACCACGTCAACCTTTCAAACAGAATTGACCGCCAGTCACATGGTAGAAATCTAGGGGATTTAAACAACCTATGATTCAGCCAAGACAAATGAAAACTCGTGTACGGTATTGGTTATCATTTGTAAGATAGTTCAAAGAACTCTACTGCTAAGTATTACGCATCCTGGAAATGTAATGCAATGCACAAAGTAAATCACAGACCACCAATTTGTAATACTATCTATACTAGCGCTATTACAAAACAATTCTTCGAATTGGATAAATATTTGCTCATGAACGTATAATATTTCTTAACTGAGTTATGAAACAAACCAAAGAGCTCCATGTACAATTGCTCATATAATATGTAAGCAGGAGATCGAGGAACACCTTGAGACCATCAAAGCACAGAAGCTCCGCAGAATATAAACCCCATCATTATTAGATGCTGCTCGAGGAATGAGGTAGTCATTGTTCCCATGAAACCCAAAGCTTCAGCAAGTGACTGAGTCTTCCTTAATCTGCAAACAATCAAGACACCAATATTACACCGAAATTCTAAAGCAAAGTTGGGGACTGGGATAAGATAATTTATCAGATATAGTGCTAATTATAAATTGGCGTCTCCAATACTTATTATAACCCTGAAAAGACAGAAAATCAAGACTGAATCTCTGTCAAAACAACGAGGTCTGCATCTAAAACCCCACAAACCCTTAAAGGAAATGAATTGAAAATCCCATGTATAGCTGAGAGCCTGAGAGAGGAAAAGAGAGAGTGAGGCTACACACCAAAATTGAGAATGCCGTTTCAGTTCTTAAGGTTGTAAAATTGAAGTAAGCTAATAACTCTGTGTTTGCAGAAAGAAAGGCCCCTCACCTAATACTTAATAGCACAACAACACAGTTGGAGATAAACATATATAAGAGAATATGAACAACATAAAGTTAGTGCTATCCCACTATTCTGTAACTACTTGCATGACCAAGGACAATCATAATTAGTAACATTATGAAACAGTGAGGAATACTGAAAACTGATTCAATGAAAGGCTGTAAGCCACTTAGTAgtgtttcttttcttgttcAGATTGTTATGATTTTCCTTATTCTATTCTATTAAAAAGAATTCTGAATAGGTAAACACAGGGAAAATAATGTTACACACAGATACTTAGAACCCTAACCCAGCATCAAAATCTCTGTCAAGTGTCAACCTTCATCACCCTATCTTACAAGGAAAAACAATTACACTGCCCAAAGCAGTCTTATTAGCTCATTTTATAGTTAAAGTAGCCATCCTTGCAGAGTAATAAATTCACAAAAGTGGGTATTATCACTAACCTGCCAATGCTCTTCTGCAGCTGAAGCAAATCCCAGAAGCTAAAAAGGACTGGAACCCAGTAACCAAACCTGAAAGTTTCAATTTAAAGTTGGGGAACTTAGGATTCTTGGGACCAGAACAACCACATTTACAATCATTCACAATGGCACTAATTAGTCTCTTAGTCCATGGCGAAAATCTCTGCTGCATCCCAAGTTTGGATTCAGATAACATGGGATACTTGTCCTCTTCAAATTTCCAGAAACTCGAACTCAGCATGTACTCGGACAAAATCTTCTTCCAACAACTAAACGGTCTAATCCATTGACATACAGGATTTCTAGTATCATGTACATACCTCACTCAAACAACTTAATTTTATACAAGTATATCAAAATGTAAGTCCTCAATAAAAGAGCCCCCATATATGTCATTTGGTTGGAGTGCAGGATTATATTACAACTTTCCCAAGTCCCACCACCAGCAAACTCTGCATAATCTTTATGTTTAGATTTGGGTGATTTTGGAGCTCTGGTAACTTAGAATAGAAATTGACACAAATCAAGCAGATCAAAATAAATGCAGGAACTTTAATGCCAGAAACGTAAAAAAGCTACTTCATTTAAAGGACATGGAAAGACATTAGAATTCACATACAAACGATGACGACCTAACCGATTACTGCATCTTCAACCCTACTAAAGTCAGAAATCcacaaacaaaaatcaaaatatgatCATCTCCCTATTTCTTTCAACATCTAGATCAATTTCTACGGGGTTACCTGATCACAGTGGATTTCTACCCAATAGATAAACAAAGATTGTCTTAATCTTATAAGGTTGAACTTATTCAGCAAGCTAATTGTCAGCAGACTTCAGAGCCTCCAAGATCAGCTTGGCTTGATCCCCCATAACCTGAGTCTTCTTGATAAAAAGCTCCAGTTCAAGAAGATGCAACTCCTTCCATTTACCACTCACATCTGCACTCTTTGCTTCATCAACCAACTTCATATCTTGATTCACAAAATCCTCCCAACCCCCAAGCTCATTCAAACCCTTCAAAAACCCACCATTCTCATTCAAACCCTTCACAAACGCACCACCCTGATTCAGACCCTTCACAAACCCACCACTCCCATTCAACACACCAACACCAACTGACCCAGGCTCCTTCAAAGGCTCAGATGAAGCCACACCCTTACCCTTCCCAGTACCATTCTGATCCCCCTGCTTGGGCTCTTCCACCTTTCGGGCTTCATCCCCACCACCTCCCCACACCTTCTTCATCAACTTGTAGACTTCCCAATCATGATCCTTGGTTGGCTTAAACTTATTGCAATCAATGTTCTTGTactttttcttcattctccGTGACTTATCTTGCACCTGGCTCTTATTGACACTCACAGTCAGCAATGGTATAACAAACTCATAAAACGAATCCGAATCAGCTACCGGATCCGCCCCTCTTTTCACCTTAATGTACTCCAGCATGCCTTTCACCAACTTGATCTCGTCCTCATCACTCCAAAGCCTCTGAAACAGACCTCTCCCCTTCTTCACATCCTCATTCTCCTCTCCAGCATCTTTCCCTTTCTTCTCGGCTTTCCCCTCCTTCTTGGCCTTCTTACTCGCCTTGCTCACCTCCACGTCACCGCCGCCGGCTGCGGGACGCTTGGCGCCGGGTTTCGCTGCAGCAGGGCTAGCAGCGGACTTTGACCTAGTCTTGGGGGCTTCCTGCATGGGCCTTTTGGAATCTTGCATGGGCTTGCAATCAGCTGCCACTGCATGCACTCTTGTTTCATACTCCccggaggaaggagaagaagaccgGGGCTTTGACGGGGAAGCTTCCGGCTTCTTGACATGATTTTTCTGAGGCTTGGTGTTCCTCTGGGGTGTGACCACCACAGTCGTGTCGTTGGGCTGCTCGGACTCTGACTCTGACTCCGATGACGAAGGGCGGTGGTTACGTTGTGGAGGAGCCATTAGTGGGGTGAATGAGAGGTTTCACTTTCAGAGGAATATAAATGGGAGAAGGGAGAGAGGGGAGGAGGAATAAAAAAGGAAGGGGAGGGGGCAACAAAgaacagaattgaaattggGACTTTTGGGTTGACCTTACGATTTCCGAGAACTAAATCATCATTACTCACTCGTTTAATACGCCAATTAAACCCTAAAATATAATGATGATTTGATTGATTTCTCTCTTCACAGCTTTTAGGCTTCCCAAAATTTATTGTGAAAATATACTATACTTAATATAGGGGCATATAGGGTTTGATAAGATGATTACTTCCAAGATTATTAGTGAAAATTAggaattttggagttataGACCTTATCGGTATCAACTACCTTACTACCCAAATCACTTTTTGAAAATTGAATTTTGCAGTTATCTTATCTCTTATTATTCGTTAACCAATTAAGAAATTTGGATTGGTTTTCAACATTTTTTCCGATGactttaattttcaatttcagactttttttttctttctgaaatAGGATTAGGACGGCAGCCCTAggtaataattataaataaaatcataaaatacaaaaaatagATATAGATCTAATACAATACTATAAATTATAgtgattcaaaaaaaaaaactcacaaCTCAATCTAAAAATCTCAATTAAACACCAATTAATAAAGAGTGCATCTTTAGCAACTTGAAATAGTAAAATGAATTCGAGAGAAgaaattatgattttattgataGTATAGaaccttatatatatacattacaaCAAAGATCTTGATGAATCAAAGAATAGCTAACATTCCTTATCTAACTAggctatactaattaggacaagatacaccaagTATGAATATGAGACGATTCTTCTACAACACTCTCCCTTGTATCGCCATCCTAATGTGACATAGTGCAATTCTGttgtctcggtaaaaaccttgccaagcaaaacaaaaacctcttgggtaaaattaaaaattttggTCGAAGGAGAAAAATAGCACAACGCACTAACTACAAATGGTCAATGCATGTGATGTACACTCCCCCTGATGTCTACAAAACCACTCCCCCTGATCTTTAACTCAATCTTGGAGCTCTGATAGACGACGCAAGCCAATGCGTTTCACATGCTTCACAAATGTAGATTTTGGAAGAgacttagtgaacaaatcTGCCACATTATCCTCATAACGAATCTGATTAACTTTGATATTCAACATCTCTTGTTGTTGCTGATTATAAAAAAACTTTGGCCAAATATGCTTTGTGTTATCACCCTTAATGTAACCTAGCTTCATCTGGTCAATGCAAGTAACATTATCTTCGTAAAGACATGTAGGTTCAACTGTAGTAGAACTTAATCCATTAGCCTCTCGAATATGAGTAATGATTGCTCGAAGCCAAATACATTCTTTGACTGCTTCATGCAATGCTATAATCTCAGAATGATTCGAGGAAGTAGTAACAAGGGTTTGCTTGGTTGATCTCCAAGAAATCGTCATATTCCCCATGGTAAAAACATAACTAATTTGGGAACATCCTTTGTGTGGATCCGAAAGGTATCCAACATCAGCAAATCTTACCAACTCATCACTAGAAGTTGTAGGAAATGAGGAATTGCCATTCAAATGCTGAGAAGCAGCACCGACATCAACACAGATGGCGGCGGCAGGGCCGTGTCCAGCTTTCCGGGAGAGCACAAGGCGACGTTGTgtcgatcatcaccatcaattcTTGCCGGAATAGCACTTTTCTTATCGGAATACTGATAATACAACCCCATATCaatggaacctttcaagtacctAAAGATGTTCTTGATACCGGTCCAATGACGTAGAGTTGGTGCAGAACTAAACCTTGCCAACAAGTTCACTGAGAATGCAATGTCTGGATGAGTACATTGAGATAGGTAAAGTAAAGCTCCTATAACACTCAAATGTGGATATTCAAGACCAATTATTTATTCATCGTCATCTTTCGGACGAAATGGATCTTTCTTGGTATCCAGACTTCttacgaccatgggagtactAGAAGGGTGCATAACTTTGTCCATACAGAACCGACTGAGCATCTTTTGGACGTATGCGGACTGGTGTACAAGGATCCACCAACTCTATGCTCAATTTCCAAACCTAAGAAAAACCGAGTATTTCCCATGTCTTTCATATCAAATTCTGCTTTCAAGTAGATTATCGTCTCACCATCTCATTAAGAGAtccgattatgttcatgtcatcgacATAGATAACTACTATAACAAAACTAGAACTATTGCGTTTGATAAACACGGAAGGGCACAGTTCATCGTTCTTTTATCCCTTTCCAATCAAGTATTCGCTCAAACGTGTATACCACATTCTTCAGGACTGTTCAAGTCCATAAAGTGAGCATTGTAACCTAATGACATAGGCATTGTGTGGCTTACTTGACTTGGGTACTTGAAGTCCATCAAGAACCTTCATGTATATCTTCGTATCTAGATCCCTATAAAGATACGCGGTCACCACATCTAACAGCTACATGTCTAGCTTTTCAGATACCACTAGACTTATCAGATATCAGAAGGTAATGATATCCATAACCGGAGAATATGTATCCTCATAGTCAACACCAGGACGCTGAGAGAATCCTTGAACAACGAGTCACGCTTTATACCGCAGGACTTCGCCTTTCTCATTCAGCTTGCGAacaaagacccatttatgtccaacaagCTTAACATTCGACGGTACTTCAACGACCGGACCAAAAACTTGCCTTTTATTTAGAGAGTCTAGTTCCgtctggattgcttccttccatttcggccaatctgctcttcGTTGACATTCTTCAACCGAGCGCGGTTCCATGTCGTTGACGTCGATGATTtcccgagcgacggaataagcaaACACATCATCTATCCGCATGGAATTCATATCCATGACTTATAGAGTATTTAACTCCCTCAATGAGATTTAGTTGTTCTCTGATATCAACAATGAGTCTGAAGCATCCCTCAGTTAATCAagtgttgattcatggacatagctataATCAGAGATAATCTCGAAGCTCAGGTTGTCCGAATCTATGATGAGTGGATCAGTTTGTGCCTTGACTTTAGCTTGTTTTCTTGGCTGTGAGTGATGGAACCTTTTGGCCTCCCCTCTTCTTGGGAGGAGCCGTGACCGTCGTCGTGCCTCCACCTAGGGTAGGCTCGACCGAGCCTTGCCCCGGTACGGTGATGTCTTGCCCGAAGTTCGGGACTTCTAACCTCGCAAGACAATTTGCAGCAGGTATacttgatctcgtcactttttCAATATCCGTAAAGGCGTCAGGCATCGAATCTGCCACCTTATGTAACTGCAAAATACGTTGCACTTCAATCTCAGGATGAGATGTGCGGGGATcctaatgagacatagtgggggtATTCCACGTCAATTCTTGACATTTATCCTAAACATATATGTTTTTATCTCCCCCTAAATGCGGGAAGTGTGTCTCATcgaagtgacaatctgcaaatatAGCAGTAAAGAAATCTCCTGTCTGAGGGTCAATGTAGTGGATAATCGTTGGAGAGTTATATCCAACATAAATTGTCATTCATCTCTGTGGAGCCATTTTCTAACACAGttgaggcgtaataggcacataaaccgCGCAACCGAACGAGCGTAAATATGAAATATCAAGCTCATATTCAGTTACCAATTGGTACACACTAACAGGTTGTTTGGGGGTGGGTCTGAAAAGAATACGAATAGCTGCATGCAAGATTGCATATCCCCAAGCAGTTATGAGCAAATTACAATGTATAACTAAAGCCCGAGCTATAAGCTGTAACTGCTTAATTGTCGCTTCTGCCAGTCCGTTCTGAGAATGAACGTGGGGTACAAGATGTTCAACATCAATCCCGATacatgcaataatcatcaGATGTCTTTGAAGTGAATTCTCCCGTATTATCTAGTCTAATAGATTTAATTAGATGGTCtgggtggtgagccctgagTTTAATTATCTGAGCAATGAGCTTCAAAAATACAGCATTGCGTGTGGACAATAGATTGACATGTGACTAGCGTGTCGATGAATCTACCAGAACCATAAAGTATCAAAATGGTCCGCATTCTGGATGTATTAGTTCACATATATCACCTTGGATCCTTtataagaatggaatgttctctgTATTATCAACTGCAAAAGGCTTTGCCTGCATCTTTATGAATGCACAAGCTTTACAAAATGATTTATGGGCATTAGAGATCGCGGAAAAGGCATCGCATAACTTCTTGGGCTCCATCACGGCCTTAGAGGACCGTGGGAAAGCCTTGGCAGGCCGAGAGGCCGAGCCATGGCCGAACACAGGTGCCACGGCCGTGCTAGCATCATTCATGGCTTGTGGGGTTCCCACATGCCTGTTGgctttgaaaaatggatgaccgtGTGAAGTTTTTAATATaagaatcatcatatcatgtCCAGGATGACCTAGACGATTATGCCATAGCCTGTAAGCGTCAGAATCACATAAAGACTTGCTATACATTCTTATAACAAATAACCAAAAACGAAACTTTTATTGATTGCCAAAATAATTGTACATCAACATTGTTCTTGAAAAATAAACACTTGACTTGAAAAAGTCTTATTAAGGAGATACTGCCATTACAAATCAAACTTAAAGgtttaaataaaataagcGATATAACGACAATCAATCGACATGGATCTTATTCAAAATCAGGAGTGGAAAGAGCCTCAGGACCggctttctttttctcatttgtCTGAAAGTCTTCAACTTTGAGCTTGATGGTAGCATTAGCATCAGGCATCtccacatcttcaacatagttgTTTTCATTGGACTAGTATAGCTTGCACTGCTTGTGAGCGCAAACATTCGCCTTAAGAGCACGACATTGCTTATGAAAGTGTGTAGTTGAACCACACTTGTAGCATGGAAGGTTCATATTTGGAACCTTGGCCGAGTTGTCGACTTTGGGGTGACGGGAGGCACCACAGCCTCGATGGTTAGGGGGGGCCGGCGGTGGCGCCATCCCTAGTCCAAGTCATGTTGCGACGAGGCCATATGTTTCCTCCAGTTTGATACAGTGCAGATCGATCCTCTAGGGTCTTCTCGATCATGTCATCGTCAGTTTTCTCCTTGCCACACACATTTAAGTCTTCCTGGAGATTTAACATCGCTGATGGTAATCATGAACCTTGGCGAAATCCAGTAGACGAACAGATCTCCATTCTGCCAAAAGAGTTGGCAACTGTGCGTCATAAATATTATTAAACCATTATTTGAGAGCTTCCCAAAGAACACTCAGATCTATATACTTGAGGTACTGTTTGTTGAGTACCTTGTCCACATGGCGCCTAAGAAACATTAGGGCCTGAGTTTTCACCTCATCAGACGCTTggtcctcttt
This genomic interval carries:
- the LOC126802793 gene encoding probable transcription factor At4g00390; amino-acid sequence: MAPPQRNHRPSSSESESESEQPNDTTVVVTPQRNTKPQKNHVKKPEASPSKPRSSSPSSGEYETRVHAVAADCKPMQDSKRPMQEAPKTRSKSAASPAAAKPGAKRPAAGGGDVEVSKASKKAKKEGKAEKKGKDAGEENEDVKKGRGLFQRLWSDEDEIKLVKGMLEYIKVKRGADPVADSDSFYEFVIPLLTVSVNKSQVQDKSRRMKKKYKNIDCNKFKPTKDHDWEVYKLMKKVWGGGGDEARKVEEPKQGDQNGTGKGKGVASSEPLKEPGSVGVGVLNGSGGFVKGLNQGGAFVKGLNENGGFLKGLNELGGWEDFVNQDMKLVDEAKSADVSGKWKELHLLELELFIKKTQVMGDQAKLILEALKSADN